One Mycolicibacterium sarraceniae genomic window carries:
- a CDS encoding alpha/beta hydrolase, with translation MRGLLALAAAVTMLFALAGCQSDSGDQKRPASTAVVIVSGGDATSPFTTPDQACATGLAAGNTDTALREFLLGKGYAVYTSPAMNGRGQVTDQTGFGPFGVCPVTLPENMTVNSTGSIDTAGEHLARFLNWLHTDKGVTEVDLVAHSMGGLYSRAAIRVLTSANSPVKIRSLTTLGTPWQGSYLSDYANNLVPLTDCLGDKLCESAMKIFKDRVLQLMAGSGREVNKAFLMGKDGWNEFQSGVLDKIPVVLIGGKKFTKDGQVNPEVWPNDGLVALQSALAKDISDSVLPHRRCYTFDDTHSIYVSNAAGLDWKTALTWDPAVLETVHKAIDGAPKELASPNREGCPAA, from the coding sequence GTGCGAGGACTTCTGGCGCTGGCCGCCGCTGTGACAATGCTGTTCGCGCTGGCCGGTTGCCAGAGCGATTCCGGCGACCAGAAGCGGCCCGCGTCGACGGCGGTGGTGATCGTCTCCGGCGGTGACGCCACCAGCCCGTTCACCACCCCGGACCAGGCCTGCGCCACCGGACTGGCGGCCGGCAACACCGACACCGCGCTGCGGGAATTCCTGCTCGGCAAGGGCTACGCCGTCTACACCTCACCGGCGATGAACGGTCGCGGCCAGGTGACTGACCAAACCGGTTTCGGGCCGTTCGGGGTCTGCCCGGTCACCCTGCCGGAGAACATGACGGTCAACTCGACGGGCAGTATCGACACCGCCGGCGAACACCTGGCCCGTTTTCTGAATTGGCTGCACACCGACAAGGGCGTCACCGAGGTGGACCTGGTGGCCCATTCGATGGGCGGACTGTACTCGCGCGCCGCGATCCGGGTGCTGACCTCGGCGAACTCCCCGGTGAAGATCCGCTCGCTGACCACGCTGGGGACCCCGTGGCAGGGCTCCTACCTCTCCGATTACGCCAACAACCTGGTTCCGCTGACCGACTGCCTGGGCGACAAGCTCTGTGAGTCCGCGATGAAGATCTTCAAAGACCGGGTGCTGCAGCTGATGGCCGGGTCCGGGCGCGAGGTCAACAAGGCGTTCCTGATGGGCAAGGACGGCTGGAACGAATTCCAATCCGGCGTGCTGGACAAGATCCCGGTGGTGTTGATCGGCGGCAAGAAGTTCACTAAAGACGGCCAGGTGAACCCCGAAGTGTGGCCCAACGACGGTCTGGTGGCCCTCCAGAGCGCGCTGGCCAAGGACATCAGCGACTCGGTGTTGCCGCACCGGCGCTGCTACACCTTCGACGACACCCACAGCATCTACGTCTCCAACGCGGCAGGGCTGGACTGGAAGACGGCACTGACGTGGGACCCGGCTGTGCTCGAGACCGTGCACAAGGCCATCGACGGCGCGCCCAAGGAGCTGGCGAGTCCCAACCGCGAAGGTTGCCCGGCGGCCTAG
- a CDS encoding metal-dependent hydrolase family protein, whose translation MSVLIKNVRIFDGLSGRLVPGHVLIDGATIAAIDTSPIAEPAGATVIDGADRVLMPGMIDAHAHLVGMANTLLDLAMASQTQLAATTLARAKGTLLRGFTTVRDMAGDTAGIKKVIDGEPALGPRIYPSQAAISQTAGHGDFGFVYETPTALGGNESRAETIGFMRVADGVDRVLAAVREQLKLGASQIKLMVGGGAASMYDPLYTVQFTSPELAAAVQAATDYGTYVATHVYNVAGIRRAVQAGVKSIEHGHLADEPTIAMLAERDVWLSTQPFAEHDHSFLDPDSTEKNREICSGTPHVYEWATKHGVKLAWGTDLLFEPDHVARQSEMMVRLGEYVSNVDALKMVTSGNAALLRLAGERDPYRAARLGEITPGAWADVLLVERDPTADLSVLATPDTGIAVIVKDGVIVKNTLG comes from the coding sequence ATGAGCGTCCTGATCAAAAATGTCCGCATCTTCGATGGTCTCTCGGGACGCCTGGTGCCCGGCCATGTCCTCATCGACGGGGCGACGATCGCCGCGATCGACACCTCCCCGATTGCCGAGCCCGCAGGGGCAACCGTCATCGACGGGGCCGACCGGGTGCTGATGCCGGGCATGATCGACGCCCACGCCCACCTGGTCGGTATGGCAAACACGCTGCTCGACCTCGCGATGGCTTCCCAGACCCAGCTGGCCGCCACCACGTTGGCTCGGGCGAAGGGCACACTGCTGCGCGGGTTCACCACCGTTCGTGACATGGCCGGTGACACCGCGGGTATCAAGAAAGTGATCGACGGTGAACCCGCGCTCGGGCCGCGGATCTACCCCAGCCAGGCAGCGATCTCGCAGACCGCGGGCCATGGCGACTTCGGCTTCGTCTACGAAACTCCGACAGCGTTGGGTGGCAACGAGTCTCGTGCAGAAACCATCGGTTTCATGAGAGTCGCCGACGGCGTCGACCGGGTGCTGGCGGCAGTGCGCGAGCAACTCAAGCTAGGTGCGTCGCAGATCAAGTTGATGGTCGGTGGTGGTGCGGCCTCAATGTATGACCCGCTCTACACGGTCCAGTTCACCTCGCCTGAGCTGGCCGCCGCGGTGCAGGCCGCGACCGATTACGGCACGTACGTCGCCACCCATGTCTACAACGTCGCCGGCATCCGCCGCGCGGTGCAGGCCGGGGTGAAATCCATCGAGCATGGTCATCTCGCCGACGAGCCCACCATCGCGATGCTGGCCGAACGCGACGTGTGGCTGTCCACGCAACCTTTCGCCGAACACGACCACAGTTTCCTCGACCCCGACAGCACCGAGAAGAACCGGGAGATCTGCAGCGGCACACCGCACGTCTATGAATGGGCGACGAAGCACGGAGTGAAGCTGGCCTGGGGCACTGACCTCCTCTTCGAACCCGATCACGTTGCGCGCCAGAGTGAAATGATGGTTCGACTCGGCGAATACGTGAGCAATGTCGACGCGCTGAAGATGGTCACCTCGGGCAATGCCGCGTTGCTGCGGCTGGCCGGCGAACGCGACCCGTACCGGGCGGCCCGGCTCGGCGAGATCACCCCGGGAGCGTGGGCCGACGTGCTGCTGGTCGAGCGCGATCCCACGGCGGACCTCAGTGTGCTGGCCACCCCGGACACCGGCATCGCGGTCATCGTCAAGGACGGCGTCATCGTGAAGAACACCCTCGGCTAG
- a CDS encoding exodeoxyribonuclease III, producing the protein MIVTTINVNGVRAAVRQRSDENLGLLDWLTHTAADVVCLQETRSDDEQIAEALAPAVAEGWHLASASPHLKGRSGVAILSRTPFAEVRIGLAAKEFESHGRYVEVDLAGGQTVGCVYVHTGEAGTDRQLEKERFTAALAKRMAELRADGRDAVICGDWNIAHTENDIKAWKANVKKAGFLPSERQWLTDLLDSGWVDVVRRMHPDVAGPYSWWSWRGKAFDNDAGWRIDYHLATEGLAARTVAARVEKPALYALRWSDHAPVTVEFAS; encoded by the coding sequence GTGATCGTGACCACCATCAACGTTAACGGAGTGCGCGCCGCGGTGCGTCAGCGCTCGGACGAAAACCTCGGCCTGCTCGACTGGCTGACCCACACCGCCGCCGACGTCGTGTGCCTGCAGGAGACCCGTTCCGATGACGAGCAGATAGCCGAAGCGCTCGCTCCCGCCGTGGCCGAGGGCTGGCATCTGGCGTCGGCCAGCCCGCACCTCAAGGGGCGCAGCGGGGTGGCGATCCTGTCTCGCACGCCATTCGCCGAAGTTCGAATTGGTTTGGCAGCAAAGGAATTCGAGTCACATGGCCGTTACGTCGAGGTGGATCTGGCTGGTGGGCAGACGGTTGGCTGCGTCTACGTGCACACCGGGGAGGCGGGCACCGACCGGCAGCTGGAGAAGGAACGGTTCACCGCGGCGCTGGCCAAGCGGATGGCCGAGCTGCGCGCCGACGGCCGGGATGCAGTGATCTGTGGCGACTGGAACATCGCGCACACCGAGAACGACATCAAGGCCTGGAAAGCCAACGTCAAGAAGGCCGGGTTCTTGCCCAGCGAGCGGCAATGGCTGACGGATCTGCTGGATTCGGGGTGGGTCGACGTCGTGCGGCGCATGCACCCCGATGTCGCCGGGCCGTACAGCTGGTGGTCGTGGCGGGGCAAGGCGTTCGACAACGACGCCGGCTGGCGCATTGACTACCATCTGGCCACCGAGGGCCTGGCCGCGCGCACCGTGGCCGCCCGCGTCGAAAAGCCTGCCCTGTACGCGCTGCGCTGGTCGGATCACGCCCCGGTGACGGTGGAGTTCGCCTCATGA
- a CDS encoding NADP-dependent isocitrate dehydrogenase, with protein MSAEHPTIIYTLTDEAPLLATYAFLPVLRTFVEPAGIDVKTSDISVAARILSEFSDRLTEDQRVPDNLAELGALTQDPSANIIKLPNISASVPQLVAAIKELKAKGYDLPDYPDDPKTDEAREIKKRYGKALGSAVNPVLREGNSDRRAPNAVKEYAKKHPHSMGKWSQASRTHVATMKTGDFYHGEKSLTLDKDRKVRMELKTNSGQTIVFKPEVRLDNGDVIDSMYMSKKALIEFYEEQIEDAYKTGVMFSLHVKATMMKVSHPIVFGHAVKVFYKDAFAKHEALFDELGVNVNNGLSDLYDKIETLPASQRDEIIEDLHRCHEHRPELAMVDSAKGISNFHSPSDVIVDASMPAMIRLGGKMYGADGRTKDTKAVNPESTFSRMYQEMINFCKTHGNFDPTTMGTVPNVGLMAQKAEEYGSHDKTFEIPADGVADIVDNDTGEVLLSQNVEAGDIWRMPIVKDAPIRDWVKLAVNRARLSGMTTVFWLDDERPHENELRKKVKAYLAEEDTEGLDITILPQVWAMRYTLERVIRGQDTIAATGNILRDYLTDLFPILELGTSAKMLSIVPLMAGGGLYETGAGGSAPKHVSQLVEENHLRWDSLGEFLAIGASLEDLGNKTGNAKATVLATTLDTAVGELLDENKGPSRKAGELDNRGSQFYLALYWAQALAEQTEDKELAEHFAPLAKTLAENESTIVAELSEVQGQPVDIGGYYYPDPEKTASVMRPSKTFNEALS; from the coding sequence ATGAGCGCCGAGCACCCGACCATCATCTACACGCTCACCGACGAGGCGCCGCTGCTGGCGACCTACGCCTTTCTGCCGGTCCTGCGCACCTTTGTCGAGCCCGCGGGCATCGACGTCAAGACCAGTGACATTTCCGTGGCCGCGCGCATCCTCTCCGAGTTCAGCGACCGGCTGACCGAAGACCAGCGGGTGCCCGACAACCTGGCAGAGCTGGGCGCGCTGACCCAGGACCCGAGCGCCAACATCATCAAACTGCCCAACATCAGCGCCTCGGTGCCGCAACTGGTCGCCGCGATCAAAGAGCTGAAGGCCAAGGGTTACGACCTGCCCGACTATCCGGACGATCCCAAGACCGACGAAGCGCGCGAGATCAAGAAACGCTACGGCAAGGCACTCGGCAGTGCGGTCAATCCGGTTCTGCGCGAAGGTAACTCAGACCGTCGTGCCCCCAACGCGGTCAAGGAATACGCCAAGAAGCACCCGCACAGCATGGGCAAGTGGTCGCAGGCGTCGCGCACGCACGTCGCGACCATGAAGACCGGCGACTTCTACCACGGGGAGAAGTCACTGACGCTGGACAAGGACCGCAAGGTCCGGATGGAGCTGAAGACCAACAGCGGCCAGACCATTGTCTTCAAGCCCGAGGTGAGGCTCGACAACGGCGACGTCATCGACAGCATGTACATGAGCAAGAAGGCGCTGATCGAGTTCTACGAGGAGCAGATCGAGGACGCCTACAAGACCGGCGTGATGTTCTCGCTGCACGTCAAGGCCACGATGATGAAGGTCAGTCACCCCATCGTGTTCGGCCACGCGGTGAAGGTGTTCTACAAGGACGCGTTCGCCAAGCACGAGGCGCTGTTTGACGAGCTCGGCGTGAACGTCAACAACGGCCTGTCCGATCTGTACGACAAGATCGAGACGCTGCCTGCCTCGCAGCGTGACGAGATCATCGAAGACCTGCACCGCTGCCACGAGCACCGGCCCGAGTTGGCGATGGTGGACTCGGCCAAGGGCATCTCGAACTTCCACTCACCGTCCGATGTCATCGTCGACGCGTCGATGCCCGCGATGATCCGCCTCGGCGGCAAGATGTATGGTGCCGACGGCCGCACCAAGGACACTAAGGCCGTCAATCCGGAATCGACCTTCTCCCGGATGTACCAGGAGATGATCAACTTCTGTAAGACCCACGGCAACTTCGATCCGACCACCATGGGCACCGTCCCCAACGTCGGTCTGATGGCGCAGAAGGCCGAGGAGTACGGCAGCCATGACAAGACCTTCGAGATCCCTGCGGACGGTGTCGCCGACATCGTCGACAACGACACCGGCGAGGTACTGCTGAGCCAGAACGTCGAAGCCGGCGACATCTGGCGGATGCCGATCGTCAAGGACGCTCCGATCCGGGACTGGGTCAAGCTGGCCGTCAACCGGGCCCGGCTGTCCGGCATGACGACCGTGTTCTGGTTGGACGACGAGCGCCCGCACGAGAACGAGCTGCGTAAGAAGGTGAAGGCCTACCTCGCCGAAGAGGACACCGAGGGCCTGGACATCACGATCCTGCCGCAGGTCTGGGCCATGCGGTACACGCTCGAGCGGGTGATCCGCGGCCAGGACACGATCGCCGCCACCGGCAACATCCTGCGCGACTATCTCACCGACCTGTTCCCGATCCTGGAACTGGGCACCAGCGCCAAGATGCTCTCGATCGTGCCCCTGATGGCCGGCGGCGGGCTCTACGAGACCGGTGCCGGCGGATCGGCGCCCAAGCACGTCAGCCAGCTGGTCGAGGAGAACCACCTGCGCTGGGATTCGCTCGGCGAGTTCCTGGCGATTGGCGCCAGCCTCGAGGACCTGGGCAACAAGACCGGCAACGCCAAGGCCACGGTGCTGGCTACCACGCTGGACACCGCGGTCGGCGAGCTGCTCGATGAGAACAAGGGTCCCTCGCGCAAGGCCGGCGAGCTGGACAACCGGGGCAGCCAGTTCTACCTCGCGCTGTACTGGGCTCAGGCCCTGGCCGAGCAGACCGAGGACAAGGAGCTGGCCGAGCATTTCGCACCGCTGGCCAAGACGCTTGCCGAGAACGAGTCCACAATCGTCGCCGAACTTAGCGAGGTGCAGGGCCAGCCGGTCGATATCGGCGGCTACTACTACCCGGATCCCGAAAAGACCGCGTCGGTGATGCGCCCGAGCAAGACGTTCAACGAGGCGCTGAGCTAA
- a CDS encoding bifunctional o-acetylhomoserine/o-acetylserine sulfhydrylase, whose protein sequence is MTTPETEDASASWSFETKQIHAGQTPDSATHARALPIYATTSYTFDNTEHAAALFGLAEPGNIYTRIMNPTQDTVEQRIAALEGGVAALFLSSGQAAETFAILNIAGAGDHIVSSPRLYGGTYNLLHYTLPKLGIETTFVTDPDDPASWQAAVQPNTKAFFAETISNPQIDVLDIPAVSTVAHDNGVPLIVDNTIATPYLIQPIAHGADIVVHSATKYLGGHGTAIAGVIVDSGKFDWRVEQSGHAKFPGFTTPDPSYHGVVFAELGPPAYALKARVQLLRDLGSAASPFNAFLVAQGLETLSLRIERHVSNALKVAEYLAAHEDVVSVNYAGLPTSPWYERGKRLAPKGTGAVLAFELAGGVEAGKAFVNALTLHSHVANIGDVRSLVIHPASTTHQQLSTEEQLATGVTPGLVRLAVGLEGIDDILADLDRGFAAARSTSDGQASDPRAVAAF, encoded by the coding sequence GTGACCACACCCGAAACCGAAGACGCGAGCGCGAGCTGGTCCTTCGAGACCAAACAGATCCACGCCGGGCAGACCCCCGACAGCGCCACGCATGCCCGTGCGCTGCCGATCTATGCGACCACGTCGTACACGTTCGACAACACCGAGCACGCCGCAGCGCTGTTCGGGCTGGCCGAGCCGGGCAACATCTACACCCGGATCATGAATCCGACCCAGGACACCGTCGAGCAGCGCATCGCGGCGCTGGAAGGCGGCGTCGCCGCGCTGTTCCTGTCCTCCGGTCAGGCCGCGGAAACCTTCGCGATCCTGAATATCGCCGGGGCCGGCGATCATATCGTCTCCTCCCCGCGCCTCTACGGCGGCACCTACAACCTGCTGCACTACACGTTGCCCAAGCTGGGCATCGAGACCACGTTCGTGACGGACCCCGACGATCCGGCGTCCTGGCAGGCGGCGGTCCAGCCGAACACCAAGGCGTTCTTCGCCGAGACGATCTCCAACCCACAGATCGACGTGCTCGACATTCCGGCGGTGTCCACGGTGGCCCACGACAACGGAGTGCCGCTGATCGTTGACAACACCATCGCCACGCCCTACCTGATCCAACCGATCGCCCACGGCGCCGACATCGTGGTGCACTCGGCGACCAAGTACCTCGGCGGCCACGGCACAGCGATCGCCGGCGTGATCGTCGACAGCGGCAAGTTCGACTGGCGCGTTGAACAATCTGGGCACGCCAAGTTCCCCGGGTTCACCACCCCGGACCCCAGCTATCACGGTGTCGTCTTCGCCGAACTCGGCCCGCCCGCCTATGCACTCAAGGCCCGCGTCCAGTTGCTGCGCGACCTGGGTTCGGCGGCGTCGCCGTTCAACGCCTTCCTGGTGGCCCAGGGCCTGGAGACGTTGAGCCTGCGCATCGAGCGCCATGTGTCCAACGCGCTGAAGGTCGCCGAATACCTGGCCGCCCATGAGGATGTCGTGTCGGTCAACTACGCGGGTCTGCCCACCTCGCCGTGGTATGAGCGTGGAAAAAGGTTGGCGCCCAAGGGAACCGGCGCGGTGCTGGCGTTCGAACTGGCCGGCGGTGTCGAGGCGGGCAAGGCGTTCGTCAACGCGCTGACACTGCATAGCCATGTCGCCAATATCGGCGATGTGCGCTCGCTGGTGATCCACCCGGCGTCGACCACACACCAGCAGCTGTCGACCGAAGAGCAGCTGGCCACCGGTGTCACCCCGGGTCTGGTGCGTCTGGCCGTCGGCCTCGAGGGGATCGATGACATCCTGGCTGACCTGGACCGTGGCTTCGCCGCCGCCAGGTCCACGTCAGACGGGCAGGCATCGGACCCGCGTGCCGTGGCAGCCTTTTGA
- the metX gene encoding homoserine O-acetyltransferase MetX produces the protein MTLSDERIVALPAEGEIGVVDIGPLTLESGEVLADVSIAVQRWGELSPTRDNVVVALHALTGDSHLTGPAGPGHPTPGWWDGVAGPGAPIDTSRWCAVATNVLGGCRGSTGPSSLARDGKPWGSRFPVITVRDQVNADVAALAALGITDVAALMGGSMGGARALEWMIGYPERVRAALVLAVGARATADQIGTQSTQIAAIKADPNWQNGDYHGTGRNPDAGLELARRFAHLTYRGEAELDDRFGNDAQDGEDTLAGGRYAVQSYLEHQGAKLVERFDAGSYVTLTETLSSHDVGRGRGGVAAALASCPVPTVVGGITSDRLYPLRLQQELATLLPNCSGLNVVESVYGHDGFLVETEAVGELIRRTLDLAECEGSRTR, from the coding sequence ATGACCCTTTCTGATGAGCGCATAGTGGCGCTGCCGGCCGAGGGCGAGATCGGTGTCGTCGACATCGGCCCGCTGACGCTGGAAAGCGGCGAGGTACTCGCGGACGTCTCGATCGCGGTGCAGCGCTGGGGCGAACTCTCCCCCACCCGCGACAACGTGGTGGTGGCGCTGCATGCCCTGACCGGCGATTCGCATCTGACCGGGCCAGCCGGCCCCGGCCACCCGACGCCCGGCTGGTGGGACGGTGTCGCCGGCCCCGGCGCACCGATCGACACGAGCCGCTGGTGTGCGGTGGCCACCAACGTGCTCGGCGGCTGCCGCGGCTCGACCGGGCCCAGCTCGCTGGCTCGTGACGGTAAGCCGTGGGGTTCGCGATTCCCCGTCATCACCGTGCGCGACCAGGTCAACGCCGACGTGGCTGCGCTGGCCGCGCTCGGCATCACCGACGTCGCCGCGCTGATGGGCGGTTCGATGGGCGGCGCACGGGCCTTGGAGTGGATGATCGGCTACCCCGAGCGGGTGCGCGCCGCGCTGGTATTGGCCGTGGGTGCTCGTGCGACCGCCGACCAGATCGGGACGCAGAGCACTCAGATCGCAGCCATCAAGGCGGACCCGAACTGGCAGAACGGCGACTATCACGGCACCGGGCGCAATCCCGATGCCGGGCTGGAGCTGGCCCGACGGTTCGCACATCTGACCTACCGCGGCGAGGCCGAGCTGGACGACCGGTTCGGCAACGACGCGCAAGACGGCGAGGACACGTTGGCCGGCGGCCGGTATGCGGTGCAGAGCTACCTGGAGCACCAGGGCGCCAAGCTGGTCGAGCGGTTCGACGCGGGCAGCTACGTGACGCTGACCGAGACGCTGTCCAGCCACGACGTCGGGCGCGGACGCGGCGGAGTGGCCGCGGCCCTGGCGTCCTGCCCGGTGCCGACGGTGGTCGGCGGGATCACCTCAGACCGGCTCTACCCGCTGCGCCTGCAGCAGGAGTTGGCCACGCTCCTGCCGAACTGCTCGGGGCTCAATGTCGTCGAATCGGTCTACGGCCATGACGGTTTCCTCGTCGAGACCGAGGCGGTGGGCGAATTGATCCGCCGGACACTGGATCTGGCCGAGTGCGAAGGTTCTCGGACCCGGTGA
- a CDS encoding class I SAM-dependent methyltransferase has protein sequence MTETRRERSLSFGSEAAAYERGRPSYPPQAIDWLLPPGARDVLDLGAGTGKLTTRLVERGLDVVAVDPLAEMLELLSSALPGTPALLGTAEQIPLPDNSVDAVLVAQAWHWFDPEQAASEVARVLRPGGQLGLVWNTRDERSGWVKDLGRIIGHEDDPFSRSVTLPEPFTDVARHHVEWTSYLTPQALIDLVASRSYCITQPAAVRTQTLAEVRELLATHPALANSTGLALPYITVCLRATLGS, from the coding sequence GTGACCGAGACGCGGCGCGAACGCTCACTGTCCTTCGGATCCGAGGCCGCCGCCTACGAGCGGGGTCGTCCGTCGTATCCGCCACAGGCGATCGACTGGCTGTTGCCTCCCGGCGCACGCGACGTCCTGGACCTGGGCGCCGGTACCGGCAAGCTGACCACCCGGCTGGTGGAACGCGGCCTGGATGTGGTGGCCGTCGATCCGTTGGCCGAGATGCTGGAGCTGCTCAGCTCGGCACTGCCCGGCACCCCGGCACTGCTGGGCACCGCCGAGCAAATCCCGTTGCCGGACAACAGCGTCGACGCGGTTCTGGTGGCGCAGGCCTGGCATTGGTTCGATCCGGAGCAGGCCGCCTCGGAGGTGGCGCGGGTGCTGCGGCCGGGTGGGCAGCTCGGGCTGGTGTGGAACACCCGTGACGAAAGATCGGGGTGGGTCAAGGATCTGGGCCGCATCATCGGCCACGAGGACGACCCGTTCAGCAGGTCGGTCACGCTGCCCGAACCGTTTACCGACGTGGCCCGCCACCACGTCGAGTGGACGAGTTACCTGACGCCGCAGGCTCTGATCGACCTGGTGGCATCGCGCAGCTACTGCATCACCCAACCGGCCGCGGTGCGCACCCAGACGCTCGCGGAGGTCCGCGAGTTGCTGGCCACCCATCCCGCGCTGGCCAACTCGACCGGTTTGGCGCTGCCGTACATCACGGTGTGTCTCCGCGCGACGCTGGGCAGTTAA
- a CDS encoding GGDEF domain-containing protein, with protein sequence MGVSAEQWLSTLAAAGLSAFHCRRDTAGLSMVSRTPEFMGVMQSITGQLDEQSLLARLDDQWPSAVGNAAFTIAAQQEPFWQCMIRVVDAEQGDYLAILRLPDELQASHDAFVTIIENLPDVVTRYSREFRCIYANPALGVATGIPAETRFGKTYAETGAPVALDAEFEAAFQRVVDTGEPIEIAFDYAGPSGVRHYLGRATPEFDHEGRVTSILSVVRDISEVRRLQHQLEQLARTDPLTALLNRRSFTARLGLELDLVQRGQAGLTLLLLDLDNFKDINDRFGHVAGDRVLETVGQVLTEETRPQDVAARLGGDEFCVALINTDADSARDVAQRISRRIRGICGQDGRPLGISASVGVAQAEEQDKTAEDLLSRVDVLLYQVKSSGTTAGTV encoded by the coding sequence ATGGGGGTGTCCGCCGAACAATGGCTATCCACACTGGCCGCCGCGGGGTTATCGGCGTTCCATTGTCGGCGAGACACGGCTGGGCTCTCGATGGTGTCACGGACACCCGAGTTCATGGGAGTCATGCAGTCGATCACCGGTCAGCTCGACGAGCAGTCGCTGCTGGCCCGCCTCGACGACCAGTGGCCGTCGGCGGTCGGCAATGCCGCTTTCACTATCGCGGCGCAGCAAGAACCCTTCTGGCAATGCATGATTCGCGTCGTCGACGCCGAGCAGGGCGACTATCTGGCAATCCTGCGTCTGCCCGACGAGCTGCAAGCCTCCCACGACGCGTTCGTCACGATCATCGAGAACCTGCCGGACGTCGTCACCCGCTACAGCCGCGAGTTCCGCTGTATCTATGCGAATCCGGCGCTGGGAGTGGCCACCGGTATCCCCGCAGAGACTCGCTTTGGCAAGACGTACGCCGAGACTGGCGCCCCTGTCGCGCTCGACGCTGAATTCGAAGCCGCCTTTCAACGGGTGGTGGACACCGGTGAGCCGATTGAGATCGCGTTCGACTATGCCGGGCCGAGTGGCGTACGGCACTACCTGGGGCGCGCGACGCCCGAGTTCGATCACGAGGGTCGCGTGACCTCCATTCTGTCCGTCGTCCGCGATATCAGTGAGGTCAGACGGCTGCAACACCAGCTGGAACAACTTGCCCGCACCGATCCGCTGACGGCGCTGCTGAACCGGCGTAGCTTCACCGCGCGCCTGGGCCTCGAACTGGACCTGGTCCAGCGTGGGCAGGCCGGCTTAACGCTGTTACTGCTGGACCTCGACAACTTTAAGGACATCAACGATCGGTTCGGCCACGTCGCGGGCGACCGGGTGCTCGAGACGGTGGGTCAGGTCCTGACCGAGGAGACACGTCCCCAGGATGTCGCGGCTCGACTGGGCGGCGACGAGTTCTGCGTCGCGCTCATCAATACCGACGCCGACAGTGCCCGCGACGTCGCGCAGCGCATCAGCCGGCGGATCCGGGGTATCTGCGGCCAGGATGGACGGCCACTGGGGATATCGGCGAGTGTCGGTGTGGCCCAGGCCGAAGAACAGGAC